From Marmota flaviventris isolate mMarFla1 chromosome X, mMarFla1.hap1, whole genome shotgun sequence, the proteins below share one genomic window:
- the Hnrnph2 gene encoding heterogeneous nuclear ribonucleoprotein H2, producing the protein MMLSTEGREGFVVKVRGLPWSCSADEVMRFFSDCKIQNGTSGIRFIYTREGRPSGEAFVELESEDEVKLALKKDRETMGHRYVEVFKSNSVEMDWVLKHTGPNSPDTANDGFVRLRGLPFGCSKEEIVQFFSGLEIVPNGMTLPVDFQGRSTGEAFVQFASQEIAEKALKKHKERIGHRYIEIFKSSRAEVRTHYDPPRKLMAMQRPGPYDRPGAGRGYNSIGRGAGFERMRRGAYGGGYGGYDDYGGYNDGYGFGSDRFGRDLNYCFSGMSDHRYGDGGSSFQSTTGHCVHMRGLPYRATENDIYNFFSPLNPMRVHIEIGPDGRVTGEADVEFATHEDAVAAMAKDKANMQHRYVELFLNSTAGTSGGAYDHSYVELFLNSTAGASGGAYGSQMMGGMGLSNQSSYGGPASQQLSGGYGGGYGGQSSMSGYDQVLQENSSDYQSNLA; encoded by the coding sequence ATGATGCTGAGCACTGAAGGCAGGGAGGGGTTCGTGGTGAAGGTCAGGGGCCTACCCTGGTCCTGCTCAGCTGATGAAGTGATGCGCTTCTTCTCTGATTGTAAAATCCAAAATGGCACATCAGGTATTCGTTTCATCTACACCAGAGAAGGCAGACCAAGTGGTGAAGCATTTGTTGAACTTGAATCTGAAGATGAAGTGAAATTGGCTTTGAAGAAGGACAGAGAAACCATGGGACATAGATATGTTGAAGTATTCAAGTCCAACAGTGTTGAAATGGATTGGGTGTTGAAGCATACAGGTCCGAATAGTCCTGATACTGCCAACGATGGCTTCGTCCGGCTTAGAGGACTCCCATTTGGCTGTAGCAAGGAAGAGATTGTTCAGTTCTTTTCAGGGTTGGAAATTGTGCCAAATGGGATGACACTGCCGGTGGACTTTCAGGGGCGGAGCACAGGGGAGGCTTTTGTGCAGTTTGCTTCACAGGAGATAGCTGAAAAGGCCTTAAAGAAACACAAGGAAAGGATAGGGCACAGGTACATTGAAATCTTCAAGAGTAGCAGAGCTGAAGTCCGAACCCATTATGACCCCCCTCGAAAGCTCATGGCTATGCAGCGACCAGGTCCTTATGATAGGCCAGGAGCTGGCAGAGGGTATAATAGCATTGGCAGAGGAGCTGGTTTTGAGAGGATGAGGCGGGGGGCATATGGTGGAGGGTATGGAGGCTATGATGACTATGGTGGCTATAACGACGGGTATGGCTTTGGGTCTGATAGATTTGGAAGAGACCTCAATTATTGTTTCTCAGGAATGTCAGATCACAGATATGGAGATGGTGGGTCCAGTTTCCAGAGCACCACAGGGCATTGTGTACACATGAGGGGGTTACCTTACAGAGCCACTGAGAAtgatatttacaattttttctcCCCTCTTAACCCCATGAGAGTACACATTGAAATTGGACCAGATGGCAGAGTTACTGGTGAGGCAGATGTTGAATTTGCTACTCATGAAGATGCCGTGGCAGCAATGGCAAAAGATAAAGCTAATATGCAACACAGATATGTGGAGCTCTTTTTGAACTCTACTGCAGGAACAAGTGGAGGGGCTTATGATCACAGCTATGTAGAACTCTTTTTGAATTCTACAGCAGGGGCAAGTGGTGGTGCTTATGGTAGCCAAATGATGGGAGGGATGGGCTTATCCAACCAGTCTAGTTATGGGGGTCCTGCTAGCCAGCAGCTGAGTGGTGGTTATGGAGGTGGTTATGGTGGTCAGAGCAGTATGAGTGGTTATGACCAAGTTCTGCAGGAAAACTCCAGTGACTATCAGTCAAACCTTGCTTAG
- the Gla gene encoding alpha-galactosidase A isoform X2 — protein sequence MKLKSWDPWLGYVLALHFRTLVLWGDFGAMALDNGLARTPTMGWLHWERFMCNVDCQEEPDSCISEQLFMQMAELMVSDGWKDAGYEYVCIDDCWMAPQRNSLGQLQADPQRFPGGIRRLANYVHSKGLKLGIYADVGNKTCAGYPGSFGHYDIDAQTFAEWGVDLLKFDGCHCDSIKHLADGYKYMSLALNRTGRSIVYSCEWPLYMWPFHKPNYTKIRQYCNHWRNFADVYDSWESVKSILDWTSSNQEKIVNFAGPGGWNDPDMLVIGNFGLSWDQQVTQMALWAIMAAPLLMSNDLRHISPQAKTLLQDKDVIAINQDPLGKQGYRLRKENNIEVWERPLSNLAWAVAMTNLQEIGGPRSYIISIASLGKGVACNPGCFITQLLPVKMELGFHEWTSSLKTRINPTGTVLFRLEAKRRLHQKA from the exons ATGAAGCTGAAGAGCTGGGATCCGTGGCTGGGCTATGTGCTTGCGCTTCACTTCCGGACCCTAGTACTCTGGGGCGACTTTGGGGCCATGGCACTGGACAATGGCTTGGCGAGAACACCTACTATGGGCTGGCTGCATTGGGAGCGTTTCATGTGCAATGTTGACTGCCAGGAAGAGCCGGATTCATGCATCAG TGAGCAGCTCTTTATGCAGATGGCAGAGCTCATGGTCTCAGATGGCTGGAAGGATGCAGGTTATGAGTATGTCTGCATTGATGACTGTTGGATGGCTCCCCAAAGAAATTCATTAGGCCAACTTCAGGCAGACCCTCAGCGCTTTCCTGGAGGGATCCGCAGACTAGCTAATTAT GTCCACAGCAAAGGACTGAAGCTAGGGATTTATGCGGATGTTGGAAATAAAACTTGTGCAGGCTACCCTGGGAGTTTTGGACACTATGACATTGATGCTCAGACCTTTGCTGAGTGGGGAGTAGATCTGCTAAAATTTGATGGTTGTCACTGTGACAGTATAAAGCATTTGGCAGATG GTTATAAGTACATGTCCTTGGCCCTGAACAGAACTGGCAGAAGCATTGTATACTCCTGTGAGTGGCCTCTTTATATGTGGCCCTTTCATAAG CCTAATTACACAAAAATCCGACAGTACTGCAATCACTGGAGAAATTTTGCTGATGTTTATGATTCTTGGGAAAGTGTGAAGAGTATCTTGGACTGGACATCTTCTAACCAAGAGAAAATTGTTAATTTTGCTGGACCAGGGGGTTGGAATGACCCAGATATG TTAGTGATTGGCAACTTTGGCCTCAGCTGGGATCAGCAAGTAACTCAGATGGCCCTCTGGGCTATCATGGCAGCTCCTTTACTCATGTCTAATGACCTCCGACACATAAGCCCTCAAGCCAAAACTCTACTTCAGGATAAAGATGTGATTGCCATCAACCAAGACCCCTTGGGCAAGCAGGGGTACCGCCTTAGAAAG gaaaaCAACATTGAGGTATGGGAACGACCGCTCTCAAACTTAGCCTGGGCTGTAGCTATGACAAACCTACAGGAAATTGGTGGACCTCGTTCTTACATCATCTCAATTGCTTCCCTGGGTAAAGGAGTGGCCTGTAATCCTGGTTGCTTTATCACACAGCTCCTCCCTGTGAAAATGGAGCTTGGGTTCCATGAATGGACTTCAAGCTTAAAAACTCGTATAAATCCCACAGGCACAGTTTTGTTTCGGCTAGAAGCAAAAAGAAGACTGCATCAAAAAGCTTAA
- the Gla gene encoding alpha-galactosidase A isoform X1 has product MAWREHLLWAGCIGSVSCAMLTARKSRIHASVNSWLKCNQPRNPPYVLPVIPHYLQGESSPEERKKKFNIASQAIKVCVLVCYILRNHRCASIPFKPAGNKQTKSEQLFMQMAELMVSDGWKDAGYEYVCIDDCWMAPQRNSLGQLQADPQRFPGGIRRLANYVHSKGLKLGIYADVGNKTCAGYPGSFGHYDIDAQTFAEWGVDLLKFDGCHCDSIKHLADGYKYMSLALNRTGRSIVYSCEWPLYMWPFHKPNYTKIRQYCNHWRNFADVYDSWESVKSILDWTSSNQEKIVNFAGPGGWNDPDMLVIGNFGLSWDQQVTQMALWAIMAAPLLMSNDLRHISPQAKTLLQDKDVIAINQDPLGKQGYRLRKENNIEVWERPLSNLAWAVAMTNLQEIGGPRSYIISIASLGKGVACNPGCFITQLLPVKMELGFHEWTSSLKTRINPTGTVLFRLEAKRRLHQKA; this is encoded by the exons ATGGCTTGGCGAGAACACCTACTATGGGCTGGCTGCATTGGGAGCGTTTCATGTGCAATGTTGACTGCCAGGAAGAGCCGGATTCATGCATCAG TGAATTCCTGGCTTAAATGTAATCAGCCAAGAAACCCTCCCTATGTGCTCCCAGTTATTCCTCATTACTTGCAAGGAGAGTCAAgcccagaggaaaggaaaaaaaaattcaacattgcCAGCCAAGCCATAAAAGTGTGCGTTCTAGTTTGTTATATACTGAGAAACCATAGATGTGCTTCAATCCCTTTCAAACCtgcaggaaacaaacaaacaaaaag TGAGCAGCTCTTTATGCAGATGGCAGAGCTCATGGTCTCAGATGGCTGGAAGGATGCAGGTTATGAGTATGTCTGCATTGATGACTGTTGGATGGCTCCCCAAAGAAATTCATTAGGCCAACTTCAGGCAGACCCTCAGCGCTTTCCTGGAGGGATCCGCAGACTAGCTAATTAT GTCCACAGCAAAGGACTGAAGCTAGGGATTTATGCGGATGTTGGAAATAAAACTTGTGCAGGCTACCCTGGGAGTTTTGGACACTATGACATTGATGCTCAGACCTTTGCTGAGTGGGGAGTAGATCTGCTAAAATTTGATGGTTGTCACTGTGACAGTATAAAGCATTTGGCAGATG GTTATAAGTACATGTCCTTGGCCCTGAACAGAACTGGCAGAAGCATTGTATACTCCTGTGAGTGGCCTCTTTATATGTGGCCCTTTCATAAG CCTAATTACACAAAAATCCGACAGTACTGCAATCACTGGAGAAATTTTGCTGATGTTTATGATTCTTGGGAAAGTGTGAAGAGTATCTTGGACTGGACATCTTCTAACCAAGAGAAAATTGTTAATTTTGCTGGACCAGGGGGTTGGAATGACCCAGATATG TTAGTGATTGGCAACTTTGGCCTCAGCTGGGATCAGCAAGTAACTCAGATGGCCCTCTGGGCTATCATGGCAGCTCCTTTACTCATGTCTAATGACCTCCGACACATAAGCCCTCAAGCCAAAACTCTACTTCAGGATAAAGATGTGATTGCCATCAACCAAGACCCCTTGGGCAAGCAGGGGTACCGCCTTAGAAAG gaaaaCAACATTGAGGTATGGGAACGACCGCTCTCAAACTTAGCCTGGGCTGTAGCTATGACAAACCTACAGGAAATTGGTGGACCTCGTTCTTACATCATCTCAATTGCTTCCCTGGGTAAAGGAGTGGCCTGTAATCCTGGTTGCTTTATCACACAGCTCCTCCCTGTGAAAATGGAGCTTGGGTTCCATGAATGGACTTCAAGCTTAAAAACTCGTATAAATCCCACAGGCACAGTTTTGTTTCGGCTAGAAGCAAAAAGAAGACTGCATCAAAAAGCTTAA
- the Gla gene encoding alpha-galactosidase A isoform X3, producing the protein MQMAELMVSDGWKDAGYEYVCIDDCWMAPQRNSLGQLQADPQRFPGGIRRLANYVHSKGLKLGIYADVGNKTCAGYPGSFGHYDIDAQTFAEWGVDLLKFDGCHCDSIKHLADGYKYMSLALNRTGRSIVYSCEWPLYMWPFHKPNYTKIRQYCNHWRNFADVYDSWESVKSILDWTSSNQEKIVNFAGPGGWNDPDMLVIGNFGLSWDQQVTQMALWAIMAAPLLMSNDLRHISPQAKTLLQDKDVIAINQDPLGKQGYRLRKENNIEVWERPLSNLAWAVAMTNLQEIGGPRSYIISIASLGKGVACNPGCFITQLLPVKMELGFHEWTSSLKTRINPTGTVLFRLEAKRRLHQKA; encoded by the exons ATGCAGATGGCAGAGCTCATGGTCTCAGATGGCTGGAAGGATGCAGGTTATGAGTATGTCTGCATTGATGACTGTTGGATGGCTCCCCAAAGAAATTCATTAGGCCAACTTCAGGCAGACCCTCAGCGCTTTCCTGGAGGGATCCGCAGACTAGCTAATTAT GTCCACAGCAAAGGACTGAAGCTAGGGATTTATGCGGATGTTGGAAATAAAACTTGTGCAGGCTACCCTGGGAGTTTTGGACACTATGACATTGATGCTCAGACCTTTGCTGAGTGGGGAGTAGATCTGCTAAAATTTGATGGTTGTCACTGTGACAGTATAAAGCATTTGGCAGATG GTTATAAGTACATGTCCTTGGCCCTGAACAGAACTGGCAGAAGCATTGTATACTCCTGTGAGTGGCCTCTTTATATGTGGCCCTTTCATAAG CCTAATTACACAAAAATCCGACAGTACTGCAATCACTGGAGAAATTTTGCTGATGTTTATGATTCTTGGGAAAGTGTGAAGAGTATCTTGGACTGGACATCTTCTAACCAAGAGAAAATTGTTAATTTTGCTGGACCAGGGGGTTGGAATGACCCAGATATG TTAGTGATTGGCAACTTTGGCCTCAGCTGGGATCAGCAAGTAACTCAGATGGCCCTCTGGGCTATCATGGCAGCTCCTTTACTCATGTCTAATGACCTCCGACACATAAGCCCTCAAGCCAAAACTCTACTTCAGGATAAAGATGTGATTGCCATCAACCAAGACCCCTTGGGCAAGCAGGGGTACCGCCTTAGAAAG gaaaaCAACATTGAGGTATGGGAACGACCGCTCTCAAACTTAGCCTGGGCTGTAGCTATGACAAACCTACAGGAAATTGGTGGACCTCGTTCTTACATCATCTCAATTGCTTCCCTGGGTAAAGGAGTGGCCTGTAATCCTGGTTGCTTTATCACACAGCTCCTCCCTGTGAAAATGGAGCTTGGGTTCCATGAATGGACTTCAAGCTTAAAAACTCGTATAAATCCCACAGGCACAGTTTTGTTTCGGCTAGAAGCAAAAAGAAGACTGCATCAAAAAGCTTAA